The Nitrospirota bacterium genome window below encodes:
- a CDS encoding chemotaxis protein CheB gives MSVKEGPLVRNFPIACVGGSAGGLDAYIRLLQNLPADMGVAIVIVNHITSMPTHLHEVLPRFTSMPVTLITESLLVEPNHVFIIPENRDLHVLNGEFRLKPISKPRGWPDVITVFLQSLTDYWDGKLIAVIVSGYDGDGAAALCGIKAIGGITIAQKLSTASQPDMPESAIASGCIDFVLSPEDIAKEIVRIARAEDSKGDRPE, from the coding sequence AGGGTCCCTTGGTGAGAAATTTTCCTATTGCTTGCGTCGGCGGTTCAGCTGGTGGCCTCGACGCCTATATTCGGCTATTGCAAAATCTTCCGGCTGACATGGGTGTAGCGATTGTCATCGTGAATCACATCACAAGCATGCCTACCCACCTCCATGAAGTTCTTCCTCGCTTCACATCTATGCCGGTTACTCTCATCACGGAAAGTTTGTTAGTCGAGCCGAACCATGTATTTATCATCCCTGAGAATCGTGATTTACACGTCCTGAATGGAGAGTTTCGCCTCAAGCCGATATCAAAGCCTCGAGGCTGGCCTGACGTCATTACGGTATTCCTGCAGTCACTGACCGATTACTGGGACGGCAAGCTGATTGCCGTTATTGTTTCTGGCTATGATGGCGACGGGGCAGCAGCGCTGTGCGGCATCAAAGCAATAGGCGGCATTACGATCGCGCAGAAGCTGAGTACGGCGAGTCAGCCGGACATGCCGGAGAGCGCAATCGCCAGTGGGTGCATCGATTTTGTCCTGTCGCCAGAAGATATCGCGAAGGAAATTG